A window of the Streptomyces sp. Ag109_O5-10 genome harbors these coding sequences:
- a CDS encoding cysteine hydrolase family protein: protein MTTLPNRPNTALLIVDVQNGVVDSSHNRDEVIANINTLLARARSEAVPVVWIQHASDELKPDSAPWQYVPELVREATEPLVHKRYGDSFEDTELESVLAERGVGRLVVTGAQTDACIRSTLHGAMVRGYDATLVADAHTTEDLTAYGAPAPAQVISHTNLYWSWQEAPGRQGGTVETADVAF, encoded by the coding sequence ATGACGACTCTCCCGAACCGCCCGAACACCGCCCTGCTGATCGTGGACGTACAGAACGGGGTGGTGGACAGCTCCCACAACCGCGACGAGGTCATCGCCAACATCAACACCCTGCTCGCCAGGGCCCGTTCCGAGGCGGTCCCCGTCGTCTGGATCCAGCACGCCAGCGACGAACTGAAGCCGGACAGCGCCCCCTGGCAGTACGTCCCGGAACTCGTCCGCGAAGCCACCGAGCCCCTCGTCCACAAGCGCTACGGAGACTCCTTCGAGGACACCGAGCTGGAGTCCGTACTCGCCGAGCGCGGCGTGGGTCGCCTGGTCGTCACCGGCGCCCAGACCGACGCCTGCATCCGCTCCACCCTGCACGGCGCGATGGTCCGCGGCTACGACGCGACGCTGGTCGCCGACGCCCACACCACGGAGGACCTCACCGCGTACGGCGCGCCGGCCCCGGCGCAGGTCATCTCGCACACGAACCTCTACTGGAGCTGGCAGGAGGCCCCGGGCCGACAGGGCGGCACGGTCGAGACGGCGGACGTCGCCTTCTGA
- a CDS encoding GNAT family N-acetyltransferase, with translation MSPMTSGDYVIRAIRADEWEAVKRLRLVALRDPVADIAFLETYDDALKRPDSFYRERAASSAQEPSGARQFIAETADGEWVGTVTVLIEEAGSTDWAGFPVERRQGHVVGVFVRPEHRGSGLLKALFDAGVAWAREQGAQRVRLLVHEDNPRAQGAYRKAGFVPSGVSVQLETHAGKREFELVLEW, from the coding sequence ATGAGTCCTATGACCAGCGGTGATTACGTGATTCGCGCGATACGGGCCGACGAGTGGGAGGCCGTCAAGCGGCTGCGGCTCGTCGCGTTGCGGGATCCGGTTGCGGACATCGCGTTTCTTGAGACCTATGACGACGCCCTGAAGCGGCCGGACTCCTTCTACCGGGAGCGGGCGGCGAGTTCGGCCCAGGAGCCCAGTGGTGCGCGGCAGTTCATCGCCGAGACGGCGGACGGCGAGTGGGTCGGGACCGTGACCGTGCTGATCGAGGAGGCCGGGTCCACGGACTGGGCCGGGTTCCCCGTGGAGCGGCGGCAGGGACACGTGGTGGGGGTGTTCGTCCGGCCCGAGCACCGGGGGAGTGGGTTGCTCAAGGCGTTGTTCGACGCCGGTGTCGCGTGGGCGAGGGAGCAAGGTGCTCAGCGGGTGCGGCTGCTGGTGCACGAGGACAATCCGCGGGCTCAGGGCGCCTACCGGAAGGCCGGGTTCGTGCCGAGTGGGGTGAGCGTGCAGCTGGAGACGCATGCGGGGAAGCGGGAGTTCGAGCTCGTTCTGGAGTGGTAG
- a CDS encoding type IV secretory system conjugative DNA transfer family protein, translating into MRPDPRREHDQQGGGIPDGLLIGILGFLLGITILVWTATGLAAWFAHGGWPSTVDLSHTPPAMRHLIGSPHDITGAWPDTPADRLAGWGLFWGLFIGQLMVLIVLTVFVLGTIARWRAGRRRRAATAKGGRAGAVPEPSSEAESVQEAYPPAFQEALRTPAVPTPTAQPERPLEDVRHPLEDVRRPLEDPRPAPVPAPADGVRPGTWTRLHVAPRESRQTTATHAIQDALGPALVVTSNPALWSETKDARAKLGPVLLYDPNHLCDTPARFHWSPTAHCEDKPTAIQRAQALLAPVRPTAKIDQTVTDTAETLLRSYLHAAALENRTVRHVHRWAQGTGVQDAVRTLRTHPKAAPGAAGELEAALTSHPERRDIAQELTARALAALFTVNIREACTPNRTDALALDSFVAEGGTLYVVGESIEDPRTNPGAMPLLTALVSSVVERGRRMAERSSSGRLDPPLTLVLDDVAAVAPLPQLPDLLATGTDQGLPSLALLRSHEQARSRWPHRELPV; encoded by the coding sequence GTGAGACCGGACCCTCGGCGGGAACACGACCAGCAGGGCGGCGGGATCCCCGACGGCCTGCTGATCGGCATACTCGGGTTCCTGCTCGGCATCACGATCCTGGTGTGGACGGCGACGGGACTGGCGGCCTGGTTCGCCCACGGCGGCTGGCCGTCGACCGTCGACCTCTCCCACACCCCGCCGGCGATGCGCCACCTCATCGGCTCCCCGCACGACATCACGGGCGCCTGGCCGGACACACCGGCGGACCGGCTCGCCGGCTGGGGACTGTTCTGGGGCCTTTTCATCGGCCAGCTGATGGTCCTGATCGTCCTCACCGTGTTCGTCCTCGGGACGATCGCCCGGTGGCGGGCCGGCCGGAGAAGACGGGCGGCGACGGCGAAGGGGGGACGCGCCGGCGCGGTTCCGGAGCCCTCCTCCGAGGCGGAAAGCGTCCAGGAGGCCTATCCACCGGCCTTCCAGGAGGCGCTCCGGACGCCGGCGGTCCCCACACCCACCGCACAGCCGGAACGCCCCCTGGAAGACGTCCGACACCCCTTGGAGGACGTCCGACGCCCTCTGGAGGACCCCCGTCCGGCCCCCGTCCCCGCTCCCGCCGACGGCGTCCGGCCGGGCACCTGGACCAGACTCCACGTCGCACCGCGGGAGAGCCGGCAGACGACCGCGACCCACGCGATCCAGGACGCGCTGGGCCCCGCCCTCGTCGTCACCTCGAACCCCGCCCTCTGGTCGGAGACGAAGGACGCCAGAGCCAAACTCGGCCCCGTCCTCCTCTACGACCCGAACCACCTCTGCGACACCCCCGCCCGCTTCCACTGGTCACCCACGGCCCACTGCGAGGACAAGCCCACCGCGATCCAGCGCGCCCAGGCCCTCCTCGCCCCGGTCCGGCCCACCGCGAAGATCGACCAGACCGTCACCGACACGGCCGAGACCCTCCTGCGCAGCTACCTCCACGCCGCCGCCCTGGAGAACCGCACGGTCCGGCACGTCCACCGCTGGGCCCAGGGCACCGGCGTCCAGGACGCCGTGCGGACCCTCCGCACCCACCCGAAGGCCGCCCCCGGCGCCGCGGGCGAACTGGAGGCCGCCCTCACCTCCCACCCCGAACGCCGGGACATCGCCCAGGAGTTGACGGCCCGCGCGCTCGCCGCCCTCTTCACGGTCAACATCCGCGAGGCCTGCACACCCAACCGAACCGATGCCCTCGCCCTGGATTCCTTCGTCGCCGAAGGGGGCACGCTTTATGTGGTCGGTGAATCCATCGAGGACCCCAGGACCAACCCCGGCGCGATGCCCCTCCTGACGGCCCTCGTCTCCAGCGTGGTCGAGCGCGGCCGGCGCATGGCCGAACGGTCATCCTCCGGTCGGCTCGACCCACCACTGACCCTGGTCCTGGACGACGTGGCGGCCGTCGCCCCGCTGCCCCAGCTCCCCGACCTGCTCGCCACCGGCACCGACCAGGGCCTGCCGTCCCTCGCCCTGCTCCGTTCCCACGAACAGGCCCGCTCCCGCTGGCCGCACCGGGAACTGCCGGTCTAG
- a CDS encoding ATP-binding protein, with amino-acid sequence MRDPLSVLTEAFTSFLFGKVETTRSPVRTSTGQAQAVYLPTAAPGLGDSGVIIGREVYSGKGYIYDPFQLYGQQLPAPHWLVLGESGNGKSALEKTYVLRQLRFRDRQVVVLDAQGEDGVGEWNLIAEELGITPIRLDPMAALDHGIRLNPLDPAITTTGQLALLRTIIEVAMGHGLDERAGFALKVAHSYVNESILDRQPVLTDIVEQLRHPEPESAEAMNVAIDDVRAWGLDVALVLDRLVDGDLRGMFDGPTTVGIDLDAPLIVFDLSHIDRNSIAMPILMAIVGVWLEHTWIRPDRKKRIFLVEEAWHIIASPFVAQLFQRLLKFGRRLGLSFVAVVHHLSDVVDGAAAKEAAAILKMASTRTVYAQKADEARATGRVLGLPRWAVEIIPTLTPGIAVWDVNGNVQVVKHLVTETERPLVFTDRAMTESSSDTLLSADDALVAAELEAERRAAAFVEQHLGDSESTVA; translated from the coding sequence ATGAGGGACCCGCTGTCCGTCCTCACCGAAGCCTTCACGTCCTTCCTGTTCGGGAAGGTCGAGACGACCCGCTCCCCGGTCCGCACCTCCACCGGCCAGGCCCAGGCGGTCTACCTCCCCACGGCCGCCCCCGGCCTCGGCGACTCCGGCGTGATCATCGGCCGCGAGGTGTACTCCGGAAAGGGCTACATCTACGACCCCTTCCAGCTCTACGGCCAGCAACTCCCCGCCCCGCACTGGCTGGTCCTCGGCGAGTCCGGCAACGGCAAGTCGGCCCTGGAGAAGACCTACGTCCTGCGCCAGCTCCGCTTCCGCGACCGCCAGGTCGTCGTCCTGGACGCCCAGGGCGAGGACGGCGTCGGCGAGTGGAACCTCATCGCGGAAGAGCTGGGGATAACGCCGATCCGGCTCGACCCGATGGCCGCCCTCGACCACGGCATCCGGCTCAACCCGCTGGACCCGGCGATCACCACGACGGGCCAGCTGGCGCTGCTGCGGACCATCATCGAAGTGGCGATGGGCCACGGCCTCGACGAGCGCGCGGGTTTCGCGCTGAAGGTCGCCCACTCCTACGTCAACGAGTCGATCCTCGACCGCCAGCCCGTCCTGACCGACATCGTCGAGCAGCTACGGCACCCCGAGCCGGAGTCGGCCGAGGCGATGAACGTCGCCATAGACGACGTACGGGCCTGGGGCCTGGACGTCGCCCTGGTCCTGGACCGCTTGGTCGACGGTGACCTGCGCGGCATGTTCGACGGCCCGACCACGGTCGGCATCGATCTCGACGCCCCCCTCATCGTCTTCGACCTCTCCCACATCGACCGCAACTCCATCGCCATGCCGATCCTGATGGCGATCGTCGGCGTGTGGCTGGAGCACACCTGGATCCGCCCCGACCGCAAGAAGCGCATCTTCCTGGTCGAGGAGGCCTGGCACATCATCGCCAGCCCGTTCGTGGCCCAGCTGTTCCAGCGGCTGCTGAAGTTCGGCCGCCGGCTCGGCCTGTCCTTCGTGGCGGTCGTCCACCACCTCTCCGACGTCGTGGACGGCGCGGCGGCCAAGGAGGCGGCGGCGATCCTGAAGATGGCGTCGACGAGGACGGTCTACGCCCAGAAGGCGGACGAGGCACGAGCGACCGGGCGCGTGCTGGGCCTCCCCCGCTGGGCGGTCGAGATCATCCCGACCCTGACCCCCGGCATCGCCGTCTGGGACGTCAACGGCAACGTCCAGGTGGTCAAACACCTGGTCACCGAGACGGAACGCCCGCTCGTCTTCACGGACCGCGCGATGACCGAGTCCTCCAGCGACACCCTGTTGTCCGCGGACGACGCCCTGGTCGCCGCCGAACTGGAAGCGGAACGGCGGGCCGCGGCCTTCGTGGAGCAGCACCTCGGCGACTCCGAATCGACGGTGGCGTAG
- a CDS encoding SCO6880 family protein, with product MTTESHLSHPITPRRTYLIGRARPNAIIGRNRESGEIVLIIAGAFLGMMCGLLVPVLSLRIVLLMGFPLIALAAVYVPYKRRTFYKWFEINRSFKRTLRNGTVYRSTASEAGTRLDGREVEIGPPPGIGRITWLAAPFGPDEIAVLLHADRKTVTAAIEIEGPGVGLRDSEDQEALVDRFGTLLKHVANGDGFVTRLQMLARTLPADPDAHAKDVAQRGDDKAPDWLSRSYDQLQSMVSTSSEQHRAYLVACMHYSRELAAEAQAMARASRPQSGRKLDRDAGLAVVMARELTDICSRLQEADIRVRQPLGQGRLSSLIHSMYDPDHPIDHIQAMTQRNAWPAELDAMEPTFLQAKTRESSTREPWCHATAWVKEWPMTPVGVNFLAPLLVHTPDVIRTVAVTMDLEPTEVAIERMLTEKTNDEAEASRAAKMNRTVDPRDIAAHNRLDQRGEDLASGAAGVNLVGYITVSSRTPEALNRDKRTIRASAGKSYLKLEWCDREHHRAFVNTLPFATGIRR from the coding sequence TTGACGACAGAGTCCCACCTGTCCCATCCGATCACGCCCCGCCGTACGTATCTCATCGGCCGTGCCCGGCCGAACGCGATCATCGGCAGGAACCGTGAATCCGGCGAGATCGTGCTCATCATCGCGGGCGCGTTCCTCGGCATGATGTGCGGGCTCCTCGTCCCGGTGCTCTCCCTGCGGATCGTGCTGCTGATGGGCTTCCCGCTGATCGCACTGGCCGCGGTCTACGTGCCCTACAAGCGCCGCACGTTCTACAAGTGGTTCGAGATCAACCGCAGTTTCAAGCGGACGCTGCGCAACGGCACCGTCTACCGCTCCACCGCGTCCGAGGCCGGCACCCGCCTCGACGGCCGTGAGGTCGAGATCGGCCCGCCGCCCGGCATCGGCCGCATCACCTGGCTCGCCGCGCCCTTCGGCCCCGACGAGATCGCCGTACTCCTGCACGCGGACCGCAAGACGGTCACCGCCGCCATCGAGATCGAGGGCCCCGGCGTCGGCCTGCGCGACTCCGAGGACCAGGAGGCCCTCGTCGACCGCTTCGGCACCCTCCTCAAGCACGTGGCCAACGGCGACGGCTTCGTCACCCGCCTCCAGATGCTCGCCCGCACCCTCCCGGCCGACCCCGACGCGCACGCCAAGGACGTCGCCCAGCGCGGCGACGACAAGGCCCCGGACTGGCTGTCCCGCTCCTACGACCAGCTCCAGTCCATGGTCTCCACCAGCAGCGAGCAGCACCGCGCCTACCTCGTCGCCTGCATGCACTACTCCCGCGAACTGGCCGCCGAGGCCCAGGCCATGGCCCGCGCGTCCCGCCCCCAGTCCGGCCGCAAGCTGGACCGCGACGCCGGCCTCGCGGTCGTCATGGCCCGCGAACTGACGGACATCTGCTCGCGCCTCCAAGAGGCGGACATCCGCGTCCGCCAGCCCCTCGGCCAGGGCCGCCTCTCCTCGCTCATCCACTCCATGTACGACCCGGACCACCCCATCGACCACATCCAGGCGATGACCCAGCGCAACGCCTGGCCGGCCGAACTCGACGCCATGGAACCCACGTTCCTCCAGGCGAAGACCCGCGAGTCCAGCACCCGCGAGCCCTGGTGCCACGCCACGGCCTGGGTGAAGGAGTGGCCGATGACCCCGGTCGGCGTCAACTTCCTAGCCCCGCTCCTGGTCCACACCCCGGACGTCATCCGCACGGTCGCCGTCACCATGGACCTCGAACCCACCGAGGTCGCCATCGAGCGCATGCTCACCGAGAAGACCAACGACGAGGCGGAGGCGTCCCGGGCCGCCAAGATGAACCGGACCGTCGACCCTCGCGACATCGCCGCCCACAACCGCCTCGACCAGCGCGGCGAGGACCTGGCCAGCGGCGCGGCCGGCGTCAACCTGGTCGGCTACATCACGGTCTCCTCCCGTACCCCGGAGGCCCTCAACCGCGACAAGCGCACGATAAGGGCGTCCGCCGGAAAGTCGTACCTGAAACTCGAGTGGTGCGACCGCGAGCACCACCGCGCCTTCGTGAACACACTGCCCTTCGCCACCGGAATCCGAAGGTAG
- a CDS encoding S53 family peptidase yields MRSTLPDRPSTRGSRRRIGAAATALAALVFAGFGSAVQADAAPTASSKVTYTATPCATPKHTGELACNSYRVTGGLTAYQKQQAAKTGITPKAADASTPSGYSPTNLRSAYGLTSAAASNGSGETIAIVDAYNDPNAESDLATYRSYYGLSACTTANGCFKKVSQTGSTTSLPSSDSGWSEEISLDLDMASAICPNCKILLVEATSATMANLGTAVNEAVTLGAKFVSNSYGGSESSSDTSYDSSYFNHTGVAITVSAGDSGYGAEYPAASRYVTSVGGTKLSTSSTTRGWTESAWKTSSTEGTGSGCSSYDAKPTWQTDTSCTKRMISDVSAVADPATGVSVYDSYGVTAGWYTFGGTSVSAPIIAGVYALAGTPAGGTYPAQYPYDYAGTSYLNDVTSGSNGSCSVSYYCTAKSGYDGPTGWGTPEGITAFAN; encoded by the coding sequence ATGCGTTCCACGCTCCCCGACAGACCGTCCACCCGCGGTAGCCGGCGCCGGATCGGCGCCGCCGCAACGGCCTTGGCCGCGCTGGTGTTCGCCGGCTTCGGCAGCGCCGTCCAGGCCGACGCGGCACCCACGGCGTCGTCCAAGGTGACCTACACCGCGACCCCCTGCGCCACTCCCAAGCACACGGGCGAACTCGCCTGCAACTCCTACCGCGTCACCGGCGGCCTCACCGCCTACCAGAAGCAGCAGGCCGCGAAGACCGGCATCACCCCCAAGGCCGCCGACGCGTCCACCCCCTCCGGCTACAGCCCGACCAACCTCCGGTCGGCCTACGGCCTCACCTCCGCCGCGGCCTCCAACGGCTCGGGCGAGACCATCGCGATCGTCGACGCGTACAACGACCCGAACGCCGAGTCCGACCTCGCGACCTACCGCTCGTACTACGGCCTCTCCGCCTGCACCACGGCCAACGGCTGCTTCAAGAAGGTCAGCCAGACCGGCTCCACCACCTCGCTGCCCTCCTCCGACTCCGGCTGGTCCGAGGAGATCTCCCTCGACCTCGACATGGCCTCCGCCATCTGCCCGAACTGCAAGATCCTGCTCGTCGAGGCCACCAGCGCCACGATGGCCAACCTGGGCACCGCGGTGAACGAGGCGGTCACCCTGGGCGCGAAGTTCGTCTCCAACAGCTACGGCGGCAGCGAGTCCTCCTCGGACACCTCGTACGACTCCTCGTACTTCAACCACACCGGTGTCGCCATCACCGTCTCCGCCGGTGACAGCGGTTACGGCGCCGAGTACCCGGCCGCCTCCCGGTACGTCACCTCGGTCGGTGGCACCAAGCTGTCCACCTCCTCCACCACCCGCGGCTGGACCGAGTCCGCCTGGAAGACGTCCAGCACCGAGGGCACCGGCTCCGGCTGCTCCTCCTACGACGCCAAGCCCACCTGGCAGACCGACACCAGCTGCACCAAGCGCATGATCTCCGACGTCTCCGCGGTCGCCGACCCGGCCACCGGCGTCTCCGTCTACGACTCCTACGGCGTCACCGCCGGCTGGTACACCTTCGGCGGCACCAGCGTCTCCGCGCCGATCATCGCCGGCGTCTACGCCCTCGCCGGCACCCCGGCCGGCGGCACCTACCCCGCCCAGTACCCCTACGACTACGCGGGCACCTCGTACCTCAACGACGTGACGAGCGGCAGCAACGGCTCCTGCTCCGTCTCCTACTACTGCACCGCGAAGTCGGGCTACGACGGCCCGACCGGCTGGGGCACCCCCGAGGGCATCACCGCCTTCGCCAACTAG
- a CDS encoding S53 family peptidase, which yields MRTPTPTSPHIRRRWRQLGSAAAATAALLVAGFGTAAHASAAPATAAATHKVSAKAIAAQVAKAHVQYEKAGCGAAPKAGFAACNALRVTGGTTAFMERQAALKGVTPKTVKPDAASDSPTGYGPSDIQSAYGLTDAAASNGSGETVAIVDAYDDPNAEEDLATYRSYYGLPDCTTGNGCFKKVSQTGSTTSLPSADSGWAGEESLDLDMVSATCPNCNILLVEAKSASDANLGTAVNEAVKLGAKFVSNSYGGSESSSDTSYDTSYYKHAGVAITASAGDEGYGAEYPAASRYVTAVGGTALKTSSNSRGWTESVWKTSSTEGTGSGCSAYDAKPTWQTDASCSKRMIADVSAVADPATGVSVYDSYGSDGTGWNTYGGTSASSPLIASVYALAGTPGSSDYPAEYPYAAAGTSALNDVTSGNNGTCSTSYFCTAKSGYDGPTGWGTPEGLDAFTG from the coding sequence TTGCGTACGCCCACCCCCACCTCCCCCCACATACGCCGTAGATGGCGTCAGCTCGGTTCGGCAGCCGCCGCCACCGCCGCGCTTCTCGTGGCCGGCTTCGGCACCGCGGCCCACGCCAGCGCCGCCCCCGCGACCGCCGCCGCGACCCACAAGGTCAGCGCCAAGGCCATCGCCGCCCAGGTCGCCAAGGCCCACGTCCAGTACGAGAAGGCCGGCTGCGGCGCCGCCCCGAAGGCCGGCTTCGCCGCCTGCAACGCCCTCAGGGTCACCGGCGGCACCACCGCGTTCATGGAGAGACAGGCCGCCCTCAAGGGCGTCACGCCGAAGACCGTCAAGCCGGACGCCGCCTCCGACTCCCCCACCGGTTACGGCCCGAGCGACATCCAGTCCGCCTACGGTCTGACGGACGCCGCCGCCTCCAACGGCTCGGGCGAGACCGTCGCGATCGTCGACGCGTACGACGACCCGAACGCCGAGGAAGACCTCGCGACCTACCGCTCGTACTACGGCCTGCCGGACTGCACGACCGGCAACGGCTGCTTCAAGAAGGTCTCCCAGACCGGCTCCACGACCTCCCTCCCCTCCGCCGACAGCGGCTGGGCGGGCGAGGAGTCGCTCGACCTCGACATGGTCAGCGCGACCTGCCCGAACTGCAACATCCTGCTCGTCGAGGCGAAGTCGGCCTCCGACGCCAACCTGGGCACCGCGGTGAACGAGGCCGTCAAGCTGGGCGCCAAGTTCGTGTCGAACAGCTACGGCGGCTCCGAGTCGTCCTCGGACACGTCGTACGACACCTCGTACTACAAGCACGCGGGCGTGGCCATCACCGCGAGCGCCGGTGACGAGGGCTACGGCGCCGAGTACCCGGCCGCCTCCCGCTACGTGACCGCCGTCGGCGGCACCGCCCTGAAGACCTCCTCCAACAGCCGCGGCTGGACGGAGTCGGTCTGGAAGACGTCGAGCACCGAGGGCACCGGCTCCGGCTGCTCCGCCTACGACGCCAAGCCCACCTGGCAGACGGACGCGAGCTGCTCCAAGCGCATGATCGCCGACGTCTCCGCGGTCGCCGACCCGGCCACCGGCGTCTCCGTCTACGACAGCTACGGATCCGACGGCACCGGCTGGAACACCTACGGCGGCACCAGCGCCTCCTCGCCGCTGATCGCCTCGGTCTACGCCCTGGCCGGCACCCCTGGCAGCAGCGACTACCCGGCCGAGTACCCGTACGCCGCGGCCGGCACCTCCGCCCTCAACGACGTGACGAGCGGCAACAACGGCACCTGCTCCACCTCGTACTTCTGCACCGCGAAGTCGGGCTACGACGGCCCGACCGGCTGGGGCACCCCCGAGGGGCTCGACGCCTTCACCGGCTGA
- a CDS encoding TetR/AcrR family transcriptional regulator has translation MAPMPQSRPYHHGDLRAALLTSAERTLREKGTAALSLRELARDTGVSHAAPGRHFRDKQALLDALALSGYERLNQTLAAADLPDAALEQRMTALARAYVDFAVANPELLELMYSRKHAPDVGTDLAAAAELSLSSFVVLVADAQRRGEIVQGDPEAVTLTAAASIHGLAALATNGTLAPDAVLAGLDRHVHLVLHGLKPR, from the coding sequence ATGGCCCCCATGCCGCAAAGCCGCCCCTACCACCACGGAGACCTGCGCGCCGCCCTGCTCACGAGCGCCGAGCGCACCCTGCGCGAGAAGGGCACCGCCGCACTCTCCCTGCGCGAACTGGCCCGCGACACCGGGGTGAGCCACGCCGCCCCCGGCCGGCACTTCAGGGACAAGCAGGCCCTGCTGGACGCGCTCGCGCTCAGCGGGTACGAGCGGCTGAACCAGACCCTGGCCGCCGCGGACCTCCCGGACGCCGCCCTCGAACAGCGCATGACCGCGCTCGCCCGCGCCTACGTCGACTTCGCCGTCGCCAACCCCGAGCTGCTGGAGCTGATGTACTCCCGCAAGCACGCCCCGGACGTCGGCACCGACCTCGCGGCCGCCGCCGAGCTCTCCCTGAGCTCCTTCGTCGTGCTGGTGGCCGACGCCCAGCGGCGCGGCGAGATCGTCCAGGGCGACCCGGAGGCCGTCACCCTCACGGCCGCGGCCAGCATCCACGGCCTGGCCGCGCTCGCCACCAACGGCACCCTCGCGCCGGACGCGGTCCTGGCCGGCCTGGACCGGCACGTCCACCTCGTCCTGCACGGCCTCAAACCCCGCTGA
- a CDS encoding oxidoreductase, whose product MAEKNRKWNASDLPALAGRTAVVTGANSGLGFTATDALARAGAHVVLAVRDPERGRAAAARVNGSTEVRRLDLADLSSVREFAAGWDRPLDLLVNNAGVMMLPELRTKDGFEMQFGTNHLGHFALTNLLLPYVTDRVVTVSSGLHRGGDGVIHFDNVNLEGAYTPTRAYAQSKLANLLFVLELQRRLTEAGSRVRALAAHPGYAATNLQSHTANPLARLGMRLGNRLFAQDDRAGTLPTLYAATQDLPGASYVGPDGLGEMRGAPALVARSAAASDPAAARRLWTLSEELTGVRWPLGVEAA is encoded by the coding sequence ATGGCTGAGAAGAATCGCAAATGGAACGCGTCCGACCTCCCCGCACTCGCCGGCCGTACGGCCGTGGTCACCGGTGCCAACAGTGGCCTCGGCTTCACGGCCACGGACGCGCTGGCCCGGGCGGGTGCGCACGTGGTGCTGGCGGTACGGGACCCGGAGCGCGGGCGGGCGGCCGCGGCGCGGGTGAACGGCAGCACCGAGGTGCGCCGCCTGGACCTGGCCGACCTCTCCTCGGTACGCGAGTTCGCCGCGGGCTGGGACCGGCCGCTGGACCTCCTGGTCAACAACGCGGGCGTGATGATGCTCCCGGAGCTGCGTACCAAGGACGGCTTCGAGATGCAGTTCGGCACCAATCACCTGGGCCACTTCGCGCTGACGAACCTGCTGCTGCCCTACGTCACGGACCGCGTGGTCACCGTCTCCTCGGGCCTGCACCGGGGCGGCGACGGAGTGATCCACTTCGACAACGTGAACCTCGAGGGCGCCTACACCCCGACCCGCGCCTACGCCCAGTCCAAGCTGGCCAACCTGTTGTTCGTGCTGGAACTCCAGCGCCGGCTGACGGAGGCCGGCTCCCGGGTCCGTGCCCTCGCCGCCCACCCGGGCTACGCGGCCACCAACCTGCAGAGCCACACCGCCAACCCGCTGGCCCGCCTGGGCATGCGGCTCGGCAACCGCCTCTTCGCCCAGGACGACCGCGCGGGCACCCTTCCCACGCTGTACGCGGCGACCCAGGACCTGCCGGGCGCGAGCTATGTCGGCCCGGACGGCCTGGGCGAGATGAGGGGAGCGCCGGCCCTGGTCGCCCGCAGCGCGGCGGCGAGCGACCCGGCGGCGGCCCGCAGGCTGTGGACGCTGTCGGAGGAGCTGACGGGAGTGCGGTGGCCGCTGGGCGTCGAGGCCGCGTGA
- a CDS encoding SDR family oxidoreductase, with amino-acid sequence MSGGAVDFSLGGRTALVTGSVRGLGLEMARGLAGAGAHVVLNGRDAATLEEVAAGLREHDGLDVSGAAFDVTDREAAEEAVTALGAIDILVNNVGHRDRRGVEEMAPDELSALLDVHLTSAYALSQTVARGLAERGTPGRIINVSSVVGQLGRIGDVAYATAKAGLDGLTRALAADLGPSGTTVNSVAPGTFATEVNAELAEDPEWNRWLRTRTALGRWGRPAEIAGIVVFLASDAASFITGQTIAVDGGMTTTF; translated from the coding sequence ATGAGCGGCGGCGCCGTGGACTTCTCGCTCGGCGGGCGGACGGCCCTGGTGACCGGCTCCGTGCGGGGGCTGGGCCTGGAGATGGCGCGGGGGCTGGCGGGCGCCGGTGCGCACGTGGTCCTCAACGGCCGGGACGCCGCGACGCTGGAGGAGGTGGCGGCGGGCCTGCGCGAGCACGACGGCCTGGACGTCTCGGGCGCCGCCTTCGACGTCACCGACCGCGAGGCGGCCGAGGAGGCGGTGACCGCCCTCGGCGCGATCGACATCCTTGTCAACAACGTGGGCCACCGGGACCGCAGGGGCGTCGAGGAGATGGCGCCGGACGAGCTGTCCGCGCTGCTCGACGTCCACCTGACGTCGGCGTACGCGCTGAGCCAGACGGTCGCCCGGGGCCTGGCCGAGCGGGGCACCCCGGGCCGCATCATCAACGTCTCGTCCGTCGTCGGCCAGCTCGGCCGCATCGGCGACGTCGCCTACGCCACGGCGAAGGCGGGCCTCGACGGCCTGACCCGGGCCCTCGCCGCCGACCTCGGCCCCAGCGGCACCACGGTCAACTCGGTGGCCCCGGGCACCTTCGCCACCGAGGTCAACGCGGAGCTGGCCGAGGACCCGGAATGGAACAGGTGGCTCCGCACCCGCACCGCCCTCGGCCGCTGGGGCCGCCCGGCCGAGATCGCGGGCATCGTCGTCTTCCTGGCGAGCGACGCGGCGTCCTTCATCACGGGGCAGACGATCGCGGTGGACGGGGGGATGACGACGACGTTCTGA